The following proteins come from a genomic window of Vidua chalybeata isolate OUT-0048 chromosome 2, bVidCha1 merged haplotype, whole genome shotgun sequence:
- the LOC128783534 gene encoding uncharacterized protein LOC128783534 isoform X1, protein MTEKNGSGEGGPAGPLSAGGGGAVAALTGRGRRAGGERRRNRAALPFPDPRARPSLDAGSDRVPENAAGAARRRRSGAPAFPAPPAAIFGRSSEPSPSRRVAVSSRRVPAASPCFPAVSTLTRSAPVPDPLRCREMQENAKASGQSSRWRCPSRLPLARRAGVAHRRQLTATLTARAAPAHALPRCVPVPCCCGRTGPALQRPEQSAGEWEARKAWAKDGLKPGCLSVLESGRRVPAGCRVLGGHRALTLARWAVRFLSHRFPGVLILTSPKPQASLPGPLPLPYLLDAVQNGIRQPSLRFTFSLTLCAARVAQQILKPEEHVYIRVKRFLLSHRYLDLRKVPGFLQLFYSFDFEYKTARVDPQISWGRAA, encoded by the exons ATGACCGAGAAGAACGGCAGCGGCgagggcggcccggcggggccgctttcggcgggcggcggaggcgcggtcgcagcgctcacgggccgggggcggcgggcggggggcgagcgGCGTCGGAACAGGGCTGCACTCCCCTTTCCCGATCCCCGCGCGCGTCCCTCTCTAGACGCTGGAAGCGACCGCGTGCCGGAAAATGCCGCCGGGGCGGCGCgcaggcggcggagcggggccccggctttccccgcccctcctgccgccatctttggaaggtcaagcgagccgtccccgtcccgccgcgtCGCTGTCTCGTCCCGCCGCgttcccgccgcctccccgtgCTTCCCCGCCGTCTCCACTCTGACACGATCCGCCCCCGTCCCGGACCCCCTccgctgcagggaaatgcaggagaacgcGAAAGCATCGGGGCAGAGCAGCCGCTGGAGGTGCCCGAGCCGTCTCCCCCTTGCCCGCAGGGCCGGAGTTGCCCACCGCCGGCAGCTGACAGCTACGCTGACAGCACGGGCGGCTCCGGCACACGCTTTGCCTCGCTGTGTTCCGGTGCCGTGCTGCTGCGGGAGGACGGGGCCAGCGCTccaaaggccagagcagagcgctGGCGAATGGGAGGCGAGGAAGGCTTGGGCTAAGGATGGATTGAAACCGGGCTGCCT gtccgtgctggagagtgggagaagggtccctgctggctgccgtgtcctgggtgggcacagagctctgaccttGGCCAGATGGGCTG TTCggtttctttctcacaggtttcCGGGTGTTTTGATCCTGACGTCGCCAAAGCCTCAG gcttctctccctgggccctTGCCGTTGCCGTATCTCTTGGATGCCGTGCAGAACGGAATCAGGCAGCCAAGCCTCAGGTTCaccttctccctcaccctctgcgctgctcgtgtggcacagcagatcctgaagcCAG aggagCACGTGTACATAAGGGTAAAGAGATTCCTTCTGTCGCACCGGTA
- the LOC128783534 gene encoding uncharacterized protein LOC128783534 isoform X2: MTEKNGSGEGGPAGPLSAGGGGAVAALTGRGRRAGGERRRNRAALPFPDPRARPSLDAGSDRVPENAAGAARRRRSGAPAFPAPPAAIFGRSSEPSPSRRVAVSSRRVPAASPCFPAVSTLTRSAPVPDPLRCREMQENAKASGQSSRWRCPSRLPLARRAGVAHRRQLTATLTARAAPAHALPRCVPVPCCCGRTGPALQRPEQSAGEWEARKAWAKDGLKPGCLSVLESGRRVPAGCRVLGGHRALTLARWAVRFLSHRFPGVLILTSPKPQASLPGPLPLPYLLDAVQNGIRQPSLRGARVHKGKEIPSVAPVFGPEEGTRFSPAFLQF; this comes from the exons ATGACCGAGAAGAACGGCAGCGGCgagggcggcccggcggggccgctttcggcgggcggcggaggcgcggtcgcagcgctcacgggccgggggcggcgggcggggggcgagcgGCGTCGGAACAGGGCTGCACTCCCCTTTCCCGATCCCCGCGCGCGTCCCTCTCTAGACGCTGGAAGCGACCGCGTGCCGGAAAATGCCGCCGGGGCGGCGCgcaggcggcggagcggggccccggctttccccgcccctcctgccgccatctttggaaggtcaagcgagccgtccccgtcccgccgcgtCGCTGTCTCGTCCCGCCGCgttcccgccgcctccccgtgCTTCCCCGCCGTCTCCACTCTGACACGATCCGCCCCCGTCCCGGACCCCCTccgctgcagggaaatgcaggagaacgcGAAAGCATCGGGGCAGAGCAGCCGCTGGAGGTGCCCGAGCCGTCTCCCCCTTGCCCGCAGGGCCGGAGTTGCCCACCGCCGGCAGCTGACAGCTACGCTGACAGCACGGGCGGCTCCGGCACACGCTTTGCCTCGCTGTGTTCCGGTGCCGTGCTGCTGCGGGAGGACGGGGCCAGCGCTccaaaggccagagcagagcgctGGCGAATGGGAGGCGAGGAAGGCTTGGGCTAAGGATGGATTGAAACCGGGCTGCCT gtccgtgctggagagtgggagaagggtccctgctggctgccgtgtcctgggtgggcacagagctctgaccttGGCCAGATGGGCTG TTCggtttctttctcacaggtttcCGGGTGTTTTGATCCTGACGTCGCCAAAGCCTCAG gcttctctccctgggccctTGCCGTTGCCGTATCTCTTGGATGCCGTGCAGAACGGAATCAGGCAGCCAAGCCTCAG aggagCACGTGTACATAAGGGTAAAGAGATTCCTTCTGTCGCACCGGTA